In a single window of the Natronosalvus caseinilyticus genome:
- a CDS encoding ABC transporter ATP-binding protein: MSLLELTDLDAGYGELQVLYGMDLHVDDGEYVAIVGPNGAGKSTAMKAIVGLATHMGGDIRFDGETVAGLEPQAIIDRGVGYVPQTENVFPSLTVEENLRIGAYLLGDLPDDRLAAVLEQFPILEERLDLRAGNLSGGQQQMLAMARALIPDPPLLLLDEPSAGLAPDLVDEMFDHIDAINDRGVTILIVEQNAKTALRRCDRGYVLAQGENRYVDEGEVLLNDPEVRRQFLGG, encoded by the coding sequence ATGAGCCTGCTCGAACTCACCGACCTGGACGCGGGCTACGGCGAGCTACAGGTGCTGTACGGGATGGATCTCCACGTCGACGACGGCGAGTACGTCGCCATCGTCGGTCCCAACGGCGCGGGGAAATCCACCGCGATGAAGGCCATCGTCGGGCTGGCGACGCACATGGGCGGGGACATTCGATTCGACGGCGAGACCGTCGCCGGACTGGAGCCACAGGCGATCATCGACCGCGGCGTCGGCTACGTTCCCCAGACCGAGAACGTCTTTCCGTCGCTGACGGTCGAGGAAAACCTCCGCATCGGCGCGTACCTGCTGGGCGACCTCCCGGACGATCGGCTGGCGGCGGTCCTCGAGCAGTTCCCGATCCTCGAGGAACGGCTCGACCTGCGGGCGGGGAACCTCTCGGGCGGCCAGCAACAGATGCTCGCGATGGCGCGGGCGCTGATCCCCGACCCGCCCCTGCTGTTGCTCGACGAGCCGTCGGCGGGGCTCGCCCCGGATCTCGTCGACGAGATGTTCGACCACATCGACGCGATCAACGACCGCGGCGTCACGATCCTCATCGTCGAACAGAACGCGAAGACGGCGCTTCGCCGCTGTGATCGCGGCTACGTCCTCGCTCAGGGGGAGAACCGGTACGTCGACGAGGGCGAGGTGCTGTTGAACGATCCCGAGGTCCGGCGACAGTTCCTCGGCGGGTAG